One part of the Bacillota bacterium genome encodes these proteins:
- a CDS encoding membrane protein insertase YidC, protein MQEGIAYLFNLTGSYGLAIIFLTIAVRIVLLPFTVLQTRSTTKMQSLQPEISVLQKKYKSDPERLNKETMDLWRKNKVNPLSGCLLLLVQFPFLIAFFQALDKYEPLKTATFLMWNLGQPDKFVLPLLAAASTFVQTRVSTAPGDTSQQSMMYIFPILIGWMATRFAAALSLYWVISNLWSIVERIAIGKIPVAKGEAGQT, encoded by the coding sequence ATGCAGGAAGGCATCGCATACCTCTTCAACCTCACGGGAAGCTACGGGCTCGCAATCATATTTCTAACGATAGCCGTGAGGATAGTGCTCCTGCCCTTCACGGTGCTTCAGACGCGGTCGACTACGAAGATGCAGTCGCTGCAGCCTGAGATCAGCGTTCTGCAGAAGAAATACAAGTCCGACCCGGAGAGGCTCAACAAGGAGACCATGGATCTGTGGCGGAAGAACAAGGTTAACCCGCTGTCGGGATGCCTGCTTCTGCTGGTGCAGTTCCCCTTCCTGATCGCTTTCTTCCAGGCGCTCGACAAGTACGAGCCGCTCAAGACCGCGACGTTCCTCATGTGGAACCTTGGCCAGCCCGACAAGTTTGTGCTCCCGCTGCTGGCCGCGGCGAGCACGTTCGTTCAGACGAGGGTGAGTACGGCGCCCGGTGATACCAGCCAGCAGTCGATGATGTATATATTCCCGATCCTGATAGGGTGGATGGCGACCAGGTTCGCCGCGGCCTTGTCGCTGTACTGGGTGATCAGTAACCTCTGGAGCATCGTCGAGAGAATCGCTATTGGGAAGATCCCGGTGGCCAAAGGGGAAGCGGGTCAGACATGA